The Acomys russatus chromosome 11, mAcoRus1.1, whole genome shotgun sequence genome contains the following window.
ATTACACACCAGAGCCCCCAAGGGCTGAAGATCTTGTGctgagtgggaggggggaggcgcTTTAGAGAGTGACACTGATATCAGGTGACCCTAAGCAAGGCTTCCTAAGCTTTCTCCACTGGCAATACCTTTTCTACCCAGGAAAAAATTTTATGTGACTCTAGGTATCTAAAATAGTCGTACAAATCAAAACATTTCCTAATAACAATTcagaaaagaattatttttattttttacaaatttaaattttttattttatttatttattcatattacatctcaatggttatcccatcccttgtatcctcccattcctccctccctcccattttccccttactcccctctcctatgactgtgcctgagggggacctcctccccctgtatatgctcatagggtatcaagtctcttcttggtcagaAAAGAATTGAAGACTTAGTATACACATAATTTGACCACTTATTAGCAACAAAAGCAGATTTCTAGTTAGTTGGATGTATTTGTCCaagtaattaaattaattaattaattttcaagatagagtttctcagtgtagccttggctgtcctggactcgctttgtagaccaggctggcctggaactcacagcgatctgcctgcctctgcctcccacactgggatcaaaagcgtgcgccaccacacccaacctgtGTTTGTCCAATTTTAATCCAGATAACTATAATTTGAAATATGCTGAGGTATGatgagaaaaacattaaaattctttGCTTCCTGTAATTAAACCGTGATGCTTGTGAAACACCCGCCTCTCCTAAGATAATGCTTTCAACCCCGCTGTGAGGCATCTCAGGCAGCATTCAGTGACTTGCATGGCATGTGCGGTGTAAACTGGGCCTGTGGTACCTTCAGCTGCCGTGGAGTTGCACAATGCACCGTGGGTGACTGCCGCCAGAGCCACCTTGGATTCGGtacagacctgagtttgaattcatTCCAGTCCCTGTGTGTTTGGAAGCCTTTTACCGCTGACTCATACATTCAGTTACCGAACGGTGTTGCGTACCACAACTTAGGAAGTTTTTGCTTGGAGCACCGTGGAGTGAAGGAGAAGCCCCCAAAAGAAGCCAGGTTCTGGCTGCTTCTAGGGTGGAGTGGGTAAGGCTGAGCCTAAACTGCAGTGAGATCACAGGCGTTGCCAAGGTGGTGGCTCGGCTCTGTGTGAGCGCGTGGTGTCTTTTTTCAAGACCGAGCCCCCAGTTTTCTGGTTCCACCGGAGGAAGACCGAAGCTCTGAGGCAGGGTGCCACTGATTGAAATCGGTTTCCCACAATCCTTCAGGGTGGAGGGAACAGTCCCCAGAGGCCCcagagcagcaggcagggcaTGGAGCAGATGGACCTAATCTTGCAAGCCTGCTGGCTCAGCTCCACTCAGTCCCCAGGCACTGGGATTAACCCTGAGAACCTAAGATAGGAAAGGGTGCCTGTGATGGTTGAATGCAAAACATGGCCTTGCAAGTGCTCCGTAAGAAGTGGATTCTAGGGGccagagatggcttagcagtccagagcacttactgctcttgcggAAGACccgggttcggttcccagcacccatgtcaggtggttcaAGCTCCAGAGGATCCACTGCCACTGGTCTCATGGGCAGCTGCACTCACTCGCACATactacacacaagcacatacacccacatgtaatttttaaaaataaaactaaatccttttagcccggtgtggtggcatacaAATGCCTttcatcccatcacttgggaggcagaggcaggcagatctcaagaaTTTGCGTCCACCCTGTCTACagtgtaagttccaggacagccagggctacacagagaaaccctgtctcaacaaaacaacacacacacacacacacacacacacacacacacacacacactctaaatcctcttttttatgatttattttgatttttaaaaaaagttttcggCTGCGGCCTGGCCTGCAGGAGCGCTGCAGGTGGATCCTGCCTTTGCTGCTGCTCAGTGCCATCGCCTTCGACATCGCCGCGCTTTCGGGCCGCGGCTGGCTGCTGTCAAGCACCCACATCCAGACTTCTTCGCTCTGGTGGAGGTGCTTCAACGAGGGCGGCGGCAGCGGCTCCTACGACGATGGCTGCGAGAGCCTCATGCACTATGCATGGGGCCGAGCAGCTGCTGCCACGCTTTTCTGTGGCTTCATCTTCCTGGTCATCTGCTTCATCCTCTCCTCCTTCACCCTGTGTGGACCCCAGATGCTTATTTTCCTGAGAGTTATTGGAGGCCTCCTCGCCTTGGCTGCTGTATTCCAGATAATCTCCCTAGTCATCTATCCCGTGAAGTACACACAAACCTTCATGCTTCATGATAATCCTGCTGTCAATTACATCTACAACTGGGCCTATGGCTTTGGATGGGCAGCCACAATCATCTTGATCGGCTGTTCCTTCTTCTTCCGTTGCCTCCCCAACTACAAGGATGACATTATGGGCCGGGCCAAGCCCAGGTACTTCTACCTACCTGCGTAATGTTGGAGGGAGAGCCAGAGAAAAGCCCTGCTGCAAGATGGGTCCAAAGGAAGAAACTGTTCTTCAAGCTACAAGGAACCTATGTTTGGGCAGTGTTCATATGATCAGAAATGCTGGAATAAATGCTAAGGAAAATGCTTCATAAATAGTATTAAGCTTTATGTCCTATGTTTGTCTTATGCCGTTAAAAAGACATGTTTCTGTTTGCTAAGTATACGCTGATTTCTCCTTATAGCAAATATATATCACTTAAACTGCATTTGTTAAAAAGCATGCCTGTGAAACTTAATAAAGTAGAAATGAAGTGGCTACTGAGATTTAATAATTTGACCAAGCTTCTATTTTTCTGGATAGAATAGATTGTTCTACTAAGGGCTAAAGAGAAGAGGTGCTACTTGTAAAATTTCAGTGAACAACTATTctgaaattaatgtaaaaaaaatttttttgagtttttcattACCTAATGAGCATTGTTTGTGAGAATGTTTTGAACAATTGCTGTTTGGCTAAGCGTTGTGTTGACGTGTGGGAAAGTGTTCTAATGTGACCAAAGCAAGTTATAATAATCAGGCCTCTGTCACTACTGAAATGCTAAGGTAAAATTCTCTATTTTAATGTAGTTTAGAGGGGTAGGGTGTAGAAAGGAGCCACATTTAACAAATGTGCACagtcttgtgtgtatatgtttagaaCCAACATGGACAGAATGAGAGGATGGACCAGGCCTAATTCCTCCTGACTGATGGATGTGATGAAGTCAGGGAGGAAGGCATACAAGGGAGAAACTGTCACAGCAGTGCCATTCAAACATTCTGGGAGAAGAAATGTCAATTTGTCACCCCAGCTTAACTGAACTGTACTGATAGACAGCTGGAATAGATTTTAACTGTAACAGAAACTTAAATATACTTGAAAACCTGGTCTTCCTTGGTAAACAGATCTAAAATCAGATGTAATACATACAAGAGGAAAATTTGGGAATGACTTTCTCTGGATACATActggaattattattattattattattattactaccaTTTATACTTACATAATGGAAATcagcttattttaaatattagatcATTATTTTGTAAGTTGTGACAAAGACCATTGCAGTGTTCATTACCAGCTTCCCCCAATAAACCAGGTGTTCAaatcctgaaaaaagaaaaatttttttttcatgttacatCCCAatcacctcccagtccctccctccatccctccctccctccctctcctagtcctcagaaaggggaagccctcctcccctaccatctgaccccagcctatcaagtctcatctgactgcctgcatcctcttcctcttcctctgtggcctggcaaggccaccccgccagggagaagtgatcaacctatgggggccagagtccatgtcagaggtagcctctattccctatattatgggacccacaaggagactgtgctgcctacctactgcatctgagcagagggtctaggtcctcaccatgcatggtccttggttggtgcatcagtccctgcagccccccaccctcctctgcccGGATCTGGTGGCTCCcctgatctccttgtggagcttctgtccctccaggtccttctatccctcaactcttccataagactctctgcactccacccccaaagtttggctgtgagtctcagcatctgcttggatgcCCTGCTGGGCAGAGTCTTTCCGAgcacctctatggtaggctcccgtcCTGTTCCTTCACAAATCCTCTTTTTAAGAAGTGGATTCTAGGGCCcgaagagatgtctcagtggtatTTGCTTATCTTGCAGTGGACCTGAATGAAATCCCCCAGGATCCATAGCAGCCCAcaagcacctgtaattccagttccagggggtctgactcCACCTTCTAGTTTCATGGGCACCTGAATGCATATAGCACGCTTACAAACAAGCAGGAaaatccacatttttaaaaaaagtggatTCTACTGCAACTACCCCCTTCTTTTAACCCCTCGTTGGCCTTACAACCTGCCTGTTAAAGAAGACACTAACAAAACATGTAACCATGTGTAATGAGTATATACATCTTGGCTAGTgcaaagctacaaagtacaacCAAGAATAAAAGGGCAATGAGAGGTTTATTAGCTGCAGCCAGTAAGGGGAGCTCTACCGTTATTCCCAAAGCAGTGCCCTCCCAGAGGACTGCAGGGATCTCATTGAAGAAACCTATAAACTTGCTATAGGAAAGCccttcagagacagaggcacattTTTGAGCATGCACAGTTTAAGGTCACAGTACAAAGAAAGACAAGAGTCAAGTTTCTGGGCGTACTTAGCCTGAGATCATGGACCATCCATATATTAAGGTTTTGCTCCTTAAGATAGTGAACAGGAACACTTCTCAAAAGGCCTGGTTTTGCCACATAGTTTACCATGAAAAAGAAACTGCAAAAGCGCAGAAATATAAGAGTTTGCCACTAACTGTGTTTCACTTGTGTGGTGGCTAACTAAACTCAGCATGGTCTCTGGGGCTTAATTACAAGAACTCACAAAACTTgtgcctggttttcttttttgttgctattgttttttgttttctggtttttgttttttttttttttttcaagacagggtttctctgtgtagccctggctgtcctggactcactttgtagaccaggctggcctcgaactcacagtgatctgcctgcctctgcctcccgagtgctgggattaaaggcatgcgccaccacgcccggcccaatgCCTGATTTTCTTTAGATGTGTCTCATTCTAGACGAGGTAGCTCTGTGTAAAGTGCCCCACCACGCTGAGACCAGACTCCAGCCTTACAATTGTATAATCCCACAGAGCAACTCATGTCCCAGGTCTATGGGACCGGTGACCTCAGCTGACATTGTGTGCAAGAAAGAGTTAGCCAGCCGGAAGCCTAACTCCCTGCATGTATGAGGTGTAATAAAATATAGCCGGGCTTTCCCGGCCCCTCTCCATCCATCCCTACATTTTGGGATAGCTTGCAGCCATAGCAGCTGTTAGTGAGAGTGTATATTTCCTATGCGTGTGGAACTGGGCAGTGGAAGTCACTGGTGAGAGAATTCTAGCCGGTTCTTAAGGTCTTTAATCATCTCTGGCAGCTACGAGGAAAACTGCGTGAAATTTATTAAATGGAAGATTTACGATTGGTTATGACTTATGAGGGATCCGACAAAGGTTAAGTGATCCAAATTGCCATGCAAAGGTCACTCTGCTAACTTGTGAAGATCTCTTAGAAAAAGAGTAAGGGTTGGGGATTCAGACCCAAGTTTTCTGCTTTAATAAACACTattggtttatttggcttgtagtTCTGGAGGCAGGAAAGGCCAAGACCAAGGGCTACACGCAGCAGTCCTCCTGCAGTGTAGCGACAGCAGGAAAGAGTGCTAGAGAAAGCCGGATTCACTTTCATAACAAACACACTCCGGCAACACAAACACAGCAGCGATAAGGGCACCAGTCCTGTCATGGGAGAAAACATCCAACTGTAGTCACTCTTCCAAGTCCACCATGGCGTACATCTTCTCTTCCCCTTTGGCCATTATCTTTCCTACAGGACTTGCTTTAAATACAGATAGAGGTGAGGGCTGGGAACAGAGTTCAGTTGGTGCAGTGTTTGCCTGGCACACATGAAACCCTAGTTTACCCCAGCACCTGCATAAAACAGGCATAGCAGCATATGCCTTAATCCTAGCAAGCAGAGGAGAAGATGGATTCATAAGAATTCAAAgttcagccaggcggtggtggcgcacaccgttaatcccagcactggggagacagaggcaagtggatctctgagttcaaggccagcctggtctacatagagactcCCAGACTggctagaaacacacacacatacacacacacacacacacacacacacacacacacacacacacacgagagagagagagagagagagagagagagagagagagagagagagggagagagagagggagggagagggagagggagggagggagagagaagagaaagagtgtgagagagaatggTCAGGGGTACATACACTAAGAATCCGCATCTCAAGAACAAACGAATAAAAGGTCAAGGGCATCTTGGCTACATAAGACCAtacctaaaactaaaacaaataagtaaatacagaAAGCAATTCAACaactatacatatacataatttacaaAAAGAAGTATCACTAAAAAGTTACAGGTTTAGAAAACCAGACATGGCAGTACATggttttaatgccagcactcaggaggcaggtagaggatctctgagtttgctaCTGGGCTGACATACATACTGGAAAATGGCTGAGTCCTGGCAAGCTTTTGTGTTAACTGGACA
Protein-coding sequences here:
- the LOC127195059 gene encoding p53 apoptosis effector related to PMP-22-like, with protein sequence MIRSPAAAVKRLDFAAVELHNAPWVTAARATLDSERCRWILPLLLLSAIAFDIAALSGRGWLLSSTHIQTSSLWWRCFNEGGGSGSYDDGCESLMHYAWGRAAAATLFCGFIFLVICFILSSFTLCGPQMLIFLRVIGGLLALAAVFQIISLVIYPVKYTQTFMLHDNPAVNYIYNWAYGFGWAATIILIGCSFFFRCLPNYKDDIMGRAKPRYFYLPA